The following are encoded together in the Mycteria americana isolate JAX WOST 10 ecotype Jacksonville Zoo and Gardens chromosome 2, USCA_MyAme_1.0, whole genome shotgun sequence genome:
- the CDYL gene encoding chromodomain Y-like protein isoform X2 encodes MEALAANGTTNIQTSVTGVTASKRRFIDDRRDQPFDKRLRFSVRQTESAYRYRDIVVRKQDGFTHILLSTKSSENNSLNPEVMKEVQSALNTAAADDSKLVLFSAVGSIFCCGLDFIYFIRRLTDDRKKESTKMAEAIRNFVNTFIQFKKPIIVAVNGPAIGLGASILPLCDVVWANEKAWFQTPYTTFGQSPDGCSSLTFPRIMGLASANEMLFSGRKLTAQEACAKGLVSQVFWPGTFTQEVMVRIKELVTCNSVVLEESKALVRNIMKVDLEQANEKECEVLKKIWGSAQGMDSMLKYLQKKIDEF; translated from the exons ATGGAAGCATTAGCAGCCAATGGTACAACCAACATACAGACATCTGTAACAGGAGTGACAGCCAGCAAACGGAGGTTTATTGATGACAGGAGAGATCAACCTTTTGATAAAAGGCTACGTTTCAGCGTGAGACAAACGGAGAGTGCGTACCGGTACAGAGACATTGTTGTCAGGAAACAAGATGGATTCACACACATTTTGCTATCAACAAAATCATCTGAAAATAATTCACTAAATCCAGAG gtaatgaAGGAAGTCCAAAGTGCACTGAACACAGCAGCTGCAGATGACAGTAAACTTGTGCTGTTCAGTGCAGTTGGTAGCATTTTCTGCTGTggtcttgattttatttattttataagacGTTTAACAGAtgatagaaaaaaggaaagcactaAGATGGCAGAAGCTATTAG gAATTTTGTGAATACTTTTATTCAGTTTAAGAAGCCTATCATTGTAGCAGTAAATGGCCCAGCCATTGGACTTGGAGCATCTATATTGCCTCTGTGTGACGTGGTTTGGGCTAACGAGAAGGCTTGGTTTCAGACACCATACACTACTTTTGGGCAAAGTCCAGATGGATGTTCATCCCTTACATTTCCTCGGATAATGGGCCTGGCTTCT GCCAATGAAATGTTGTTCAGTGGAAGGAAGTTGACTGCGCAGGAAGCTTGTGCCAAAGGACTCGTCTCTCAAGTGTTTTGGCCGGGAACATTCACACAAGAAGTAATGGTTCGAATTAAGGAACTTGTCACATGTAATTCAGTT GTACTTGAAGAATCCAAAGCTTTAGTACGTAATATCATGAAGGTGGACTTGGaacaagcaaatgaaaaggaatgcgaagttttgaagaaaatctggGGCTCAGCACAAGGGATGGACTCAATGTTAAAATATCTGCAGAAGAAAATTGATGAGTTCTGA